Proteins encoded within one genomic window of Humulus lupulus chromosome 1, drHumLupu1.1, whole genome shotgun sequence:
- the LOC133802315 gene encoding BTB/POZ domain-containing protein At2g13690: protein MEESSFRRKPSSRRDPLVRGRSWCCSFAVPPSSPDSIAVFHSKAVRYSKTEQAASKPISNSVPNSPQSTKSGLGLVGRIDPRRILSPGRVSPIDSDPTVDSIQEIGSTEPSADVDSVPPVRTQSFRAPSERFRLPQPESSSGGPGSNLFDVRLNLRGKKGGFLVLELNSGVLCANSEVFAGLIDDYNKGKVSNGSPSGSKICRIEVPDVENLAMFRETVELMFEDDITKRLLRIGVYRAIDVLEVSAGIMFTKGVLSCLKYLEAVPWTEEEEEKLRDLFTRFKFDDVTTKDILARLYLLDSASSQQNVSRQLVWSITSSTDASARNELKTLVKGLLCKSSVYEKEYPDLNKEDIYAICQSCLDSLVSLFEETSETVSSKKLVKDAGKPLIERISRQVDNINWLLEILLDRQMAEEFVDMWANQGELLRLHENASPMVRYELSRVSAILFIAMGTRKLHCRTESRSGLLQAWFGPMLLDFGWLQRCRKGLSMKVLEEAMGQALLTLPLKQQYALFMEWFRDFSKHGTECPNLSKAFQIWWRRSFLRVSETYAVESR, encoded by the exons ATGGAGGAGTCATCCTTCCGCCGGAAACCCAGTTCCCGTCGGGACCCACTTGTTCGTGGGAGATCATGGTGTTGTTCTTTCGCCGTTCCACCTTCCAGCCCCGACAGCATCGCCGTTTTTCACTCCAAGGCGGTTCGCTATAGCAAGACCGAACAGGCGGCCTCCAAACCAATTAGTAACTCGGTCCCTAACTCACCCCAGAGCACCAAATCCGGACTAGGGTTAGTGGGTCGGATCGACCCTCGTCGGATCTTGTCTCCGGGAAGGGTTTCCCCGATCGACTCCGATCCTACTGTAGATTCGATCCAAGAAATCGGTAGTACTGAACCATCTGCGGACGTCGATTCTGTTCCTCCTGTGCGAACACAGAGCTTTCGAGCTCCGAGCGAGAGGTTCCGGCTGCCCCAACCGGAGAGTTCTTCAGGGGGTCCCGGTAGCAATTTGTTTGACGTGAGGTTGAATTTGAGGGGAAAGAAAGGTGGGTTCTTGGTTCTGGAGCTGAACTCGGGGGTTCTGTGTGCGAATTCAGAGGTTTTCGCGGGTTTAATCGACGATTATAACAAGGGAAAGGTGTCGAACGGTTCACCTTCTGGGTCGAAAATATGCAGAATAGAGGTGCCGGATGTTGAGAACTTGGCCATGTTTAGAGAGACAGTAGAACTTATGTTTGAAGATGATATCACAAAACGACTGTTGAGGATCGGAGTATATCGAGCTATTGATGTACTTGAG GTGTCTGCAGGTATTATGTTCACTAAAGGTGTTTTGTCCTGTTTAAAGTATCTTGAGGCTGTTCCTTGGACCGAGGAAGAAGAGGAGAAACTAAGGGATCTCTTTACAAGGTTTAAGTTTGATGATGTTACGACCAAGGACATATTGGCTAGATTGTATTTACTTGACTCGGCCAGTTCCCAACAAAATGTATCCAGACAATTGGTTTGGTCTATCACCTCTAGTACGGATGCAAGTGCAAGGAATGAGTTGAAGACATTAGTTAAGGGTCTTCTTTGCAAAAGTTCAGTCTATGAGAAAGAATATCCTGACCTCAATAAGGAGGATATTTATGCTATCTGCCAGTCTTGTCTCGACTCACTTGTCAGCCTGTTCGAGGAGACCTCTGAAACTGTATCTTCTAAGAAATTGGTGAAGGATGCAGGGAAGCCTTTAATTGAACGAATATCCAGACAGGTAGATAACATAAACTGGTTGCTAGAAATCTTGCTTGATCGGCAAATGGCTGAGGAGTTTGTGGATATGTGGGCAAATCAAGGAGAACTGCTCAGACTGCATGAGAATGCATCTCCAATGGTTAGGTATGAGCTTAGTCGGGTTTCAGCAATATTATTCATTGCTATGGGGACCCGAAAACTTCATTGCCGGACAGAATCAAGATCAGGGCTTCTCCAAGCATGGTTTGGCCCAATGTTGTTGGACTTTGGTTGGCTGCAGCGATGTAGAAAGGGACTTAGCATGAAGGTATTGGAAGAAGCTATGGGTCAAGCACTCCTTACCCTTCCCTTGAAACAGCAGTATGCGTTGTTTATGGAATGGTTTCGAGATTTCTCCAAGCATGGTACAGAGTGTCCTAATCTCAGCAAAGCCTTCCAAATTTGGTGGCGTCGATCATTTCTAAGAGTCTCTGAAACTTATGCTGTCGAATCCAGGTAA